In Gossypium arboreum isolate Shixiya-1 chromosome 5, ASM2569848v2, whole genome shotgun sequence, a single genomic region encodes these proteins:
- the LOC108450523 gene encoding cyclin-dependent kinases regulatory subunit 1 — protein sequence MGQIQYSEKYFDDTYEYRHVVLPPEVAKLLPKNRLLSENEWRAIGVQQSRGWVHYAIHRPEPHIMLFRRPLNYQQQQENQAQQSMLSK from the exons ATGGGGCAGATTCAATACTCCGAGAAATACTTCGATGATACTTATGAGTACAG GCATGTTGTTCTCCCCCCTGAAGTGGCCAAACTTCTCCCCAAGAATCGCCTACTCTCTGAA AATGAATGGCGTGCAATCGGAGTACAGCAGAGTCGTGGCTGGGTCCATTATGCAATCCATCGCCCTGAACCACACATCATGCTCTTCAGGAGGCCTCTCAACTATCAGCAGCAGCAGGAGAATCAGGCCCAACAAAGTATGCTTTCTAAGTAA
- the LOC108451394 gene encoding uncharacterized protein LOC108451394 yields MEHHRSQREACTSDLTEMLFSQPNGSEVTQTPDEKRMKNTEADRIYRKNYRDMFDKMKAIASRFGGVDNMEHHINQMEVEQPKETEFRRLEQMKCKFGGIEEMGSKLHAFHRIASMPPMSFVNTSDFTKLIY; encoded by the exons ATGGAGCATCACAGGTCGCAGAGAGAAGCTTGCACATCAGATTTAACAGAAATGCTCTTTTCTCAACCTAATGGGAGTGAGGTGACCCAAACCCCAGAtgaaaaaagaatgaaaaatacCGAGGCTGATAGAATTTATAGGAAAAACTATAGG GACATGTTCGATAAGATGAAGGCAATAGCGTCCAGGTTCGGAGGAGTTGATAATATGGAGCACCACATTAATCAAATGGAAGTTGAGCAGCCAAAGGAGACCGAGTTTCGCAGACTTGAGCAAATGAAATGCAAGTTTGGCGGGATTGAGGAAATGGGATCCAAGTTACACGCATTCCACCGAATAGCTTCCATGCCACCCATGTCATTTGTAAATACAAGTGATTTCACGAAATTAATTTACTAG